Proteins from one Gimesia maris genomic window:
- a CDS encoding recombinase family protein, which produces MFSGGCEPSFIGCGERGKLGSLFLSYSSIVAIKRQTPIFVAGAVLWLLLVSAGCFLLFGNRFSTLSAQIDFSHVPAPATSESAVVYARKRRRGKKKQESQDVPEVAADYSRFSSNNQRDESIDQQQQKCREHASRLGHTILPAYEFEDRAVSGTKLEREGLNEMLEAAKQGRFNVLYLYSLSRLARESVITLPILKKLVYVYGVRCICVTEGIDTDTTGWEVIAAIFALIHEQFIKDLSAAVIRGQEGALLSGYSVGDWCFGYGSEPVPGSEQNRAGRNSKPRKIYVINTKTGSPRRSERKNGSYTR; this is translated from the coding sequence TTGTTTTCAGGTGGTTGCGAGCCATCGTTCATTGGATGCGGAGAGAGGGGGAAACTCGGATCCCTGTTTTTATCTTACTCTAGCATAGTAGCGATTAAGCGTCAAACCCCTATTTTTGTTGCGGGAGCAGTCTTATGGTTGCTTCTGGTTAGTGCTGGTTGTTTTCTGTTATTTGGCAATCGTTTCAGCACACTTTCAGCACAAATTGATTTTAGCCATGTTCCTGCCCCAGCCACCAGCGAATCAGCTGTTGTGTATGCCCGAAAACGACGGCGCGGTAAAAAGAAACAGGAATCCCAGGATGTTCCGGAAGTAGCCGCTGATTATTCTCGCTTCAGTTCCAATAATCAGCGAGATGAAAGTATTGATCAGCAGCAACAAAAGTGCCGAGAACATGCCTCCCGGTTAGGGCATACTATTCTACCTGCTTACGAATTTGAAGATAGGGCCGTCTCGGGTACGAAGCTAGAAAGAGAGGGCTTGAATGAAATGCTGGAGGCAGCAAAGCAGGGCAGGTTCAATGTACTTTATTTGTATAGCCTGAGCCGACTGGCTCGAGAATCCGTGATTACATTACCGATCCTCAAGAAGCTCGTCTATGTCTACGGTGTTCGTTGTATCTGTGTGACTGAAGGTATAGACACTGATACAACTGGCTGGGAAGTTATCGCTGCGATTTTTGCCCTGATCCATGAACAGTTCATCAAAGATTTAAGTGCAGCTGTTATCCGGGGGCAGGAGGGGGCCCTGCTCAGTGGTTATTCTGTGGGAGACTGGTGTTTCGGTTACGGCTCTGAGCCAGTACCGGGATCGGAACAGAATCGCGCAGGCCGTAACAGTAAGCCGCGAAAAATCTATGTGATCAATACGAAAACCGGGTCCCCACGACGATCAGAGAGAAAGAACGGGAGTTATACCAGGTAA
- a CDS encoding class I SAM-dependent methyltransferase, protein MKIDPDELKVVYAKRNMSAKLRATEWALGLWEKYGALNSGDTVVDLGCGERYAAAMSLDPTIHYIGFDVNQESIETCTQVYPQYRWLYADLKNDMYNPDGKIEPRTFQFPIDDHTADLVICASLFTHLETLEVAQHYLTEIQRIIKPGGHL, encoded by the coding sequence ATGAAGATAGATCCTGATGAACTAAAGGTTGTGTATGCCAAGCGGAACATGTCCGCAAAGCTGAGGGCAACAGAATGGGCGCTGGGACTCTGGGAGAAGTACGGTGCTCTTAATTCAGGAGATACTGTTGTTGATCTGGGGTGTGGAGAACGGTATGCGGCTGCGATGTCACTGGATCCAACGATTCATTATATCGGTTTTGATGTAAATCAAGAATCCATTGAAACTTGCACTCAAGTGTACCCACAATATCGCTGGCTGTATGCGGATCTTAAAAATGACATGTATAATCCGGATGGTAAGATCGAACCCCGAACATTTCAGTTTCCGATCGATGATCATACCGCTGATCTCGTCATTTGCGCGTCGCTGTTTACGCATCTGGAAACGCTTGAAGTGGCACAGCATTATCTCACTGAAATTCAGAGGATAATAAAACCAGGAGGCCATTTATAG